In one window of Cherax quadricarinatus isolate ZL_2023a chromosome 27, ASM3850222v1, whole genome shotgun sequence DNA:
- the LOC138853282 gene encoding triadin-like, protein MDCVTCQNYSEKDITEHLKTELISYYEWAVRTILGCPAFTILFDQPSSKDTSVELDPAEVYRKLYSAQHGRKPYVAELYRKPNNTSNHETSSDDTTKQDTKSSDDTTEPDFVLGIRKQHEKPEVTQHEKPEAGQYEKKPEAAQHEKKPEVTQHEKKPEVAKDEKKPEVTQHEKKPKFTHHEKKPEVIQHEKPEVIQHEKPEVIQHEKKPKFTHHEKKPEVTHHEKKPEVTQHEKKPEVTQHEKPEPAQHEKKPEPAQHEKKPKAAQHEKKPQAAQHVKKPEAAAQHEKKPEAAQLTTRHEVAQHDSKPKDPDFYLGVSNIRCRGVEQSSQYKLLIEAEITHYVFPDTKIITMNLNFSESCPTTEDIDDILINLTRTLHNTLVATQDEWNEEDFQEKLINSLMFQLFPGYTAELYRNYVDSSLKNEVS, encoded by the coding sequence ATGGACTGCGTTACctgccaaaattattctgaaaaaGACATTACTGAGCATTTGAAAACAGAGCTAATAAGTTACTACGAGTGGGCCGTACGAACTATACTGGGCTGCCCAGCATTCACTATTCTCTTCGACCAACCTTCCTCCAAGGATACCAGTGTGGAGCTGGACCCTGCAGAGGTATACAGGAAGCTTTATTCTGCCCAGCATGGCAGGAAGCCTTATGTCGCTGAGCTGTACAGAAAGCCTAATAATACCAGCAATCATGAGACGTCGTCTGATGACACCACGAAGCAGGACACAAAGTCGTCTGACGACACCACCGAACCTGACTTCGTCCTGGGTATCAGGAAGCAGCATGAGAAGCCAGAGGTCACCCAGCATGAGAAGCCAGAAGCTGGCCAGTATGAGAAAAAACCAGAGGCCGCCCAGCACGAGAAGAAGCCAGAGGTTACCCAGCACGAGAAGAAGCCAGAAGTTGCCAAAGACGAGAAGAAGCCAGAGGTCACCCAGCACGAGAAGAAGCCGAAGTTCACCCACCACGAGAAGAAGCCAGAGGTCATCCAGCACGAGAAGCCAGAGGTCATCCAGCACGAGAAGCCAGAGGTCATCCAGCACGAGAAGAAGCCGAAGTTCACCCACCATGAGAAGAAGCCAGAGGTCACCCACCATGAGAAGAAGCCAGAGGTCACCCAGCACGAGAAGAAGCCAGAGGTCACCCAGCACGAGAAGCCAGAACCTGCCCAGCACGAGAAGAAGCCAGAACCTGCCCAGCACGAGAAGAAGCCAAAGGCTGCCCAGCACGAGAAGAAGCCACAGGCTGCCCAGCACGTGAAGAAGCCAGAAGCAGCTGCCCAGCACGAGAAGAAGCCAGAGGCTGCCCAGCTTACGACGAGACACGAGGTCGCCCAGCATGACAGTAAACCTAAGGACCCAGACTTTTACCTCGGAGTGTCCAACATACGGTGTCGAGGTGTCGAACAAAGTTCCCAGTACAAGCTGCTGATAGAAGCCGAGATCACCCACTACGTGTTCCCTGACACCAAAATAATCACCATGAACTTAAATTTCAGCGAGAGTTGTCCCACAACAGAGGATATTGACGATATATTAATAAATCTGACCCGCACTCTGCATAACACCCTCGTTGCCACACAAGACGAGTGGAACGAAGAAGATTTTCAGGAGAAACTCATCAATTCTCTCATGTTCCAGCTCTTCCCTGGGTATACAGCAGAATTATACCGAAATTATGTCGATTCCTCACTGAAAAATGAAGTGTCATGA